One Meleagris gallopavo isolate NT-WF06-2002-E0010 breed Aviagen turkey brand Nicholas breeding stock chromosome 11, Turkey_5.1, whole genome shotgun sequence genomic region harbors:
- the LOC100543880 gene encoding sodium/hydrogen exchanger 9-like, with protein MEKLKKYALLKDEDQFYHEGAVELLVFNFLLILTILTIWLFKNHRFRFLHETGGAMVYGLVMGLIIRYATKTSDVENGTVYECEKLKSGPSSLLINITNQVYEYQYKREINNHNVNGHQGNAMLQKMTFDPSIFFNILLPPIIFHAGYSLKKVSASVLNYRNGLV; from the exons ATGGAGAAGTTGAAGAAATATGCATTGCTGAAAGATGAAGATCAGTTTTATCATGAGGGAGCTGTGGAGTTGCTAGTCTTTAACTTTCTGCTCATTCTTACAATATTAACAATTTGGTTGTTTAAAAACCACCGCTTCCGCTTTCTGCATGAAACTGGAGGAGCTATGGTTTATG GCCTTGTAATGGGATTAATTATACGATATGCAACAAAAACATCAGATGTTGAAAACGGAACTGTTTATGAATGTGAAAAGCTGAAATCTGGGCCATCCAGTCTACTTATTAATATAACTAATCAGGTCTATGAATACCAATACAAAAGAGAGATCAATAATCACAATGTCAATGGTCACCAGGGCAATGCAATGCTTCAAAag ATGACATTTGAtccttccattttcttcaatattttgCTGCCACCTATTATATTTCATGCTGGATATAGTTTAAAGAAGGTAAGTGCCTCTGTCTTAAATTACAGAAATGGCTTAGTGTGA